A stretch of the bacterium SCSIO 12827 genome encodes the following:
- a CDS encoding EAL domain-containing protein: MAETSAQEGNGARRVSDRERFIAFSFCWAEAIIELDSERTITFAGGILPLLTGKDPRTLKGMTILDIIADEDRPLAEQMLDAIARTGRFDNIHLRFKGANGNSQPLVTCGYRNPELENRYFLAFHLAGGLSTDKSLKKTGKEGLYDADSFGKMASKMLAEGVDGADKMTLVELDGLTEAQEEMDEAQRENLMGAVGSVLKMSSVNGDAAAKLGDGKYGVVHGQGLDVDAMKARISSLIQNIAPEADGISVGAATIDAGDGLTEENLTKGVIHALNEFSKSKGGAVSLEALSGSMDDLVKDAMETAETFNRVVKKSDFRMAMHPIIGIKDGVIHHYEALARFQGKHGESPYKYITFAEETGLIGAFDLSVIDKVMVWIDENKDSPLFASVAVNISGNSIVDKRYIDGLQDRLKANPWTQGKLIFELTESSRVEDLETANEFIQNLRGMGYPVCLDDFGAGAASFQYLSAIDVDVVKIDGPVVKNAEAIERGRAFLTALASFCRELKVETIAEMVDTPETVSFCHACGIDFVQGFLFGPPKFDLTEYSDFRDKLAASTAPGAKASGPLTSSHATSSASAAPEPGAS; encoded by the coding sequence ATGGCGGAAACTTCCGCACAAGAGGGCAATGGCGCACGCCGGGTTTCGGACCGGGAGCGGTTCATTGCATTCTCTTTCTGTTGGGCCGAAGCCATCATCGAGCTCGACAGCGAGCGAACCATCACCTTTGCCGGCGGTATCCTGCCGCTTTTGACGGGTAAGGATCCGCGCACCCTGAAGGGCATGACGATCCTCGACATCATCGCCGACGAGGACCGTCCGTTGGCCGAACAGATGCTTGACGCCATCGCCCGCACCGGCCGGTTCGACAATATCCATCTGCGCTTCAAGGGAGCCAACGGCAATTCCCAACCCCTGGTGACCTGCGGCTACCGCAATCCGGAATTGGAAAACCGCTATTTCCTGGCATTCCATTTGGCCGGCGGCCTGTCCACGGACAAATCCCTGAAGAAAACGGGCAAGGAAGGGCTCTACGACGCCGACAGCTTCGGCAAGATGGCGTCCAAGATGTTGGCAGAAGGGGTCGACGGCGCCGACAAGATGACCCTGGTCGAACTCGACGGCTTGACCGAAGCTCAGGAGGAAATGGACGAGGCCCAGCGCGAGAACCTGATGGGCGCGGTGGGGTCGGTCCTCAAGATGTCGTCGGTCAACGGCGACGCGGCGGCCAAGCTGGGCGATGGCAAGTACGGGGTGGTCCACGGCCAGGGCCTGGACGTGGACGCCATGAAGGCGCGGATCTCGTCCCTGATCCAGAACATCGCGCCCGAAGCCGATGGCATCTCCGTCGGCGCGGCGACCATCGACGCCGGCGACGGCCTGACCGAGGAAAACCTGACCAAGGGCGTGATCCACGCACTCAACGAATTTTCCAAGTCCAAGGGCGGGGCGGTATCGCTCGAAGCCCTGTCGGGTAGCATGGACGACTTGGTCAAGGACGCCATGGAAACGGCGGAAACCTTCAACCGGGTGGTTAAGAAATCCGATTTTCGCATGGCCATGCATCCGATCATCGGGATCAAGGACGGAGTCATCCACCATTACGAGGCGCTGGCCCGGTTCCAGGGAAAGCATGGTGAAAGCCCCTACAAGTACATCACTTTCGCCGAGGAAACGGGCCTGATCGGGGCCTTCGACCTGTCCGTCATCGACAAGGTCATGGTCTGGATCGACGAGAACAAGGATTCCCCCCTGTTTGCCTCGGTCGCCGTCAACATCTCGGGCAACTCGATCGTCGACAAGCGCTACATCGACGGCCTGCAGGATCGCCTGAAGGCCAACCCCTGGACCCAGGGCAAGCTGATCTTCGAATTGACGGAATCATCGCGGGTCGAGGATCTGGAAACCGCCAACGAGTTCATCCAGAACCTGCGCGGCATGGGCTATCCCGTGTGCTTGGACGATTTCGGCGCCGGGGCGGCCAGTTTCCAATACCTGTCCGCCATCGATGTCGACGTGGTGAAGATCGACGGCCCGGTGGTCAAGAACGCGGAAGCGATCGAGCGCGGCCGGGCGTTCCTCACGGCGTTGGCGTCGTTCTGCCGGGAACTGAAGGTCGAGACCATCGCCGAAATGGTCGATACGCCGGAAACGGTATCGTTCTGCCACGCCTGCGGCATCGACTTCGTGCAGGGCTTTTTGTTCGGCCCGCCCAAGTTCGATCTGACTGAGTACAGTGATTTCCGCGACAAATTGGCGGCCTCCACCGCGCCGGGCGCCAAGGCCTCGGGGCCGCTGACCTCAAGCCACGCGACGTCGTCCGCATCGGCCGCGCCGGAACCGGGTGCGTCCTGA
- a CDS encoding acetyl-CoA carboxylase carboxyltransferase subunit alpha has product MHNYLDFEKPIAELEGKIEELRHLSSDGQMNIADEVGKMQAKVDKLLVTTYQKLTPWQKTQVARHHDRPHAMDYINSLIDDFTPLAGDRQFAEDPAVVGGMGRFRGQSVVVIGNEKGSDTVARVRHNFGMAKPEGYRKAQRLMKLADRFNLPVITLVDTPGAYPGVEAEARGQAEAIARSIEVCFGIKVPFVSVVIGEGGSGGAIALAAANVVVMMEHAVYSVISPEGCASILWRDGDMAETAAGALKLTAQDLADLGVIDAIVAEPLGGAHRERDQAIQSVGKEIDKQLAELAALPGDALRSARREKFLKMGANGLA; this is encoded by the coding sequence ATGCACAATTACCTGGATTTCGAAAAGCCCATCGCCGAGCTTGAGGGCAAGATCGAGGAGCTTCGGCACCTCTCGTCCGACGGCCAGATGAACATCGCCGACGAAGTCGGCAAGATGCAGGCCAAGGTCGACAAGCTCCTGGTCACGACCTATCAGAAGCTCACGCCCTGGCAGAAGACGCAGGTGGCGCGCCATCACGACCGCCCCCATGCCATGGACTACATCAATTCCCTGATCGACGATTTCACGCCCCTGGCTGGCGATCGCCAGTTCGCCGAAGACCCGGCCGTGGTCGGCGGCATGGGCCGTTTCCGCGGCCAGTCGGTGGTCGTCATCGGCAACGAAAAGGGATCCGACACGGTTGCCCGCGTGCGCCATAATTTCGGCATGGCCAAGCCCGAGGGCTACCGCAAGGCCCAGCGCCTGATGAAGCTGGCCGACCGCTTCAACCTGCCGGTCATCACCCTGGTCGATACGCCCGGCGCCTATCCGGGGGTCGAGGCAGAGGCCCGCGGCCAGGCCGAAGCCATCGCCCGGTCGATCGAAGTCTGCTTCGGCATCAAGGTTCCCTTCGTCTCCGTCGTTATCGGCGAAGGCGGGTCAGGTGGCGCTATCGCGCTTGCCGCCGCCAACGTGGTGGTGATGATGGAACATGCGGTCTATTCGGTGATTTCGCCGGAAGGCTGCGCCTCGATCCTGTGGCGCGACGGCGACATGGCGGAAACGGCGGCGGGGGCGTTGAAACTGACGGCGCAGGATCTGGCCGACCTCGGCGTCATCGACGCCATCGTTGCGGAACCGCTGGGCGGTGCGCACCGCGAACGGGATCAGGCGATCCAGTCGGTCGGCAAGGAAATCGACAAGCAGCTCGCCGAATTGGCGGCCCTGCCCGGTGACGCCCTGCGCAGTGCCCGGCGTGAGAAGTTCCTGAAGATGGGTGCCAACGGCCTCGCCTGA